One Vibrio gallaecicus genomic region harbors:
- a CDS encoding SDR family NAD(P)-dependent oxidoreductase has product MKVALVTGGSKGIGLHTVLRLVKDGYKVITCSRSKDAWNNVIEQYPDLKTVDHQLVDIADEQQLEGLFTHITKFYGKLNVAVNNASPALVSRGYLPEVDVTLLKETLHVDFLCQALCLRSELKLMEAGASIVNVSSVNGIRPTPNASMYSAAKHALEGLTKSVALESIKSDIRINAVAPGVTWTPRWEERKLENSDIRTEVSEVVPINRFGEVDEIVNAIEFLLSDKASYIVGHTLVVDGGLSLA; this is encoded by the coding sequence TTGAAAGTTGCATTAGTCACGGGTGGTTCAAAAGGTATCGGCTTACATACAGTTCTTAGGCTCGTGAAGGATGGGTATAAAGTTATTACATGCTCGCGTTCGAAGGATGCTTGGAACAATGTAATTGAACAGTATCCGGATTTAAAAACTGTTGATCATCAATTAGTTGATATTGCTGATGAACAACAATTAGAGGGTTTGTTTACTCACATTACAAAGTTTTACGGAAAGTTGAATGTAGCAGTAAATAACGCGTCTCCGGCTCTTGTTTCTCGTGGTTATTTACCTGAAGTAGATGTAACGCTTCTCAAAGAAACGCTTCATGTGGATTTTTTGTGCCAAGCCTTGTGCTTGAGGTCTGAACTGAAATTAATGGAAGCAGGTGCATCGATAGTAAATGTAAGTTCCGTTAATGGTATTAGACCGACACCCAACGCATCAATGTATAGTGCTGCTAAACACGCACTTGAAGGGCTAACTAAGTCAGTTGCCTTAGAAAGCATTAAATCGGATATTCGAATTAATGCGGTTGCTCCTGGTGTTACTTGGACACCACGATGGGAAGAAAGGAAACTTGAAAACTCTGATATCCGTACTGAGGTTTCAGAAGTCGTACCCATCAATCGTTTTGGAGAAGTCGATGAAATTGTCAATGCTATTGAGTTTTTGTTATCTGACAAAGCCAGTTATATCGTTGGTCACACTTTGGTGGTTGATGGTGGGCTTTCGTTGGCATGA